The region ATTCCCCGCATCACGGTGGACGAAATGAAGGCTCGGGGGTTGCAGGACTCCATCTTGGAGTTTCCGGTGCTTGATCTGCTCAAAGCCGCCCGCCACGTGCGCGAGGTCCAGATCGTGAACGGTCTCGTGCCTGGGAACCTGACCCGCGCGCTCGCCGGCGAGCATGTCGGGACCATCATCACCGCGGCCTAAGAGGGGTCTTGCCATGACCAACCCGACCAGCAGCATCAAGCATGTCACCTCGGCGCTTGCGCGCCAGACCCTCCTTGACGGTTCGCTCACCAGCCCGGTGGCCGGCGGTCAGCCCATTCCCCTGCTGCCCTGGCTCCGGGTGGTGAAAATCGGGGGGCGGGCCATCATGGACCGGGGCCGCGAGGCTATTTTGCCCCTTGTTGACGAACTTCGCCGGCTCTTGCCTGAATATCGTCTTCTCATCTTGACTGGCGCCGGCGTGCGCGCCCGTCATGTGTACAGCGTGGGGCTTGATTTGGGTCTGCCCGTGGGCTCGCTTGCTCCATTGGCGGCCAGCGAAGCCGGGCAAAACGGGACCATCCTTGCCTCCTTGCTTGCCCCCGAGGGGGTGTCCTATGTCGATCGTCCCACCGTGGCCAATCAACTGGGCATCCACTTGATGGCGGCTCGGGCCGTCGTCTCCAGCGCCTTTCCTCCCTACCATACCCACGAATTCCCGGATTCGCGCCTGCCGATCCATCGAGGCGATACCGGCGCTTTCCTGGTGGCCGATGCCCTCGGCGCCGCGGGGCTGGTTATTGTTGAAGACGTGGACGGGATCTATACCGAGGATCCGCAGGGGCCTAAG is a window of Pararhodospirillum photometricum DSM 122 DNA encoding:
- a CDS encoding molybdenum storage protein subunit alpha translates to MTNPTSSIKHVTSALARQTLLDGSLTSPVAGGQPIPLLPWLRVVKIGGRAIMDRGREAILPLVDELRRLLPEYRLLILTGAGVRARHVYSVGLDLGLPVGSLAPLAASEAGQNGTILASLLAPEGVSYVDRPTVANQLGIHLMAARAVVSSAFPPYHTHEFPDSRLPIHRGDTGAFLVADALGAAGLVIVEDVDGIYTEDPQGPKAGEARLIAETTASELAKAPGPLPVDRALLDIMPRARHVKSVQVINGLVPGRLTAALRGQHVGTVLHAH